One window of the Rosa rugosa chromosome 3, drRosRugo1.1, whole genome shotgun sequence genome contains the following:
- the LOC133737436 gene encoding uncharacterized protein LOC133737436: MIIFYSSNKEEKMLRPRAAFISPSHSHSQSHSIPQPSPTVRLKSKSLLVRWFTLSTRRSLSLPSKLGQARELIHLQVRLRLSGSLPLFSRLSARLQLRLSGSLPHNRSSSPLRLFLSAFTLDPRRQQIQSPLQNPQRRRSWPIGHQGPDLGHFWPRKVSFLNINGFGLKSSKKPKSKTPAKKPKDSVLEQKSPAEFFAENKNIAGFGKCLYTTVRELVENSFDSTESISELPLIEITMV, translated from the exons ATGATCATCTTTTATAGCAGTAACAAAGAGGAAAAGATGTTGAG ACCAAGAGCCGCCTTCATCTCACcatctcactctcactctcaatCTCACTCGATTCCTCAGCCTTCTCCGACGGTAAGGCTCAAATCAAAGTCGCTATTGGTCCGGTGGTTTACTCTCTCTACGCGCAGAAGCTTGAGTCTGCCTTCAAAACTAGGTCAAGCTCGGGAATTGATTCATCTACAGGTACGACTCCGCCTCTCTGGCTCCCTCCCTCTGTTCTCGCGGCTCTCTGCAAGACTGCAACTCCGCCTCTCTGGCTCTCTCCCTCACAATCGGTCTtc CTCACCTCTGCGGCTCTTCCTCTCAGCTTTCACTCTTGACCCTCGGCGTCAGCAAATCCAATCTCCTCTCCAGAACCCTCAACGTCGACGTAGCTGGCCAATCGGTCATCAAGGCCCAGATTTAGGACACTTTTGGCCAAGAAAG GTCAGCTTTCTGAATATTAATGGTTTCGGTTTGAAGAGCAGTAAGAAACCCAAATCAAAGACTCCGGCAAAGAAGCCTAAAGACAGTGTTCTTGAGCAGa AATCTCCAGCTGAGTTCTTCGCTGAGAACAAGAACATTGCTGGATTTG GGAAATGTCTTTATACTACTGTGAGGGAACTTGTGGAGAACTCATTTGATTCGACGGAGTCCATATCGGAGCTTCCTCTGATAGAAATCACAAT GGTTTGA